A DNA window from Impatiens glandulifera chromosome 7, dImpGla2.1, whole genome shotgun sequence contains the following coding sequences:
- the LOC124910309 gene encoding BAG family molecular chaperone regulator 1-like produces MSRGNHTAACWEVRPGGMLVQKRTSDQSPVLIPTIKVSVKYGSSSHGINISPHASFGELKKMVVGIVRVQAEDQKLFYKEKERDSRGFLDEAGVKNGSKIVLVEDEISRERRFIQSRKTAQMEKAFKDITEISSEIDKLAKQVACLVNEIECGKRVVEKVLLNLIELLMTQLIKLDSISADGDVKLQRRMQVKRVQKNIEILDAMKMKNASWRIVQPQKEQLNRGKPDYQEQGENNHSNYNYYGRGQQIRKALVTTKWETFDSTNLSTPPPPSSFTIKSAPFHNLGRF; encoded by the exons ATGTCCAGAGGAAATCACACCGCCGCCTGTTGGGAAGTCCGACCGGGAGGAATGTTGGTTCAGAAAAGGACATCCGACCAGAGTCCTGTCCTGATTCCCACCATAAAAGTCTCCGTTAAATACGGTTCTTCCTCTCATGGAATCAACATCAGCCCCCATGCAAGCTTCG GGGAATTGAAGAAAATGGTGGTAGGGATAGTAAGAGTACAGGCTGAGGACCAGAAACTGTTTTAcaaagaaaaagagagagatTCGAGAGGATTTCTTGATGAGGCTGGAGTGAAGAATGGATCAAAGATTGTGTTAGTTGAAGACGAGATTAGTCGCGAAAGGCGATTTATCCAATCGCGAAAAACCGCCCAAATGGAGAAAGCTTTCAAGGACATAACAGAGATCAGTTCAGAGATCGACAAGCTAGCCAAACAG GTGGCATGTTTAGTGAATGAGATTGAATGTGGGAAAAGAGTGGTGGAGAAAGTATTGTTGAATCTGATTGAGTTGTTGATGACACAATTGATTAAGTTGGATTCCATTTCTGCTGATGGAGATGTCAAACTTCAAAGAAGAATGCAG GTGAAAAGAGTGCAGAAGAACATAGAAATTCTTGAtgcaatgaagatgaagaatgcATCATGGAGGATTGTACAACCTCAAAAAGAACAATTGAATAGAGGAAAACCAGATTATCAAGAACAAGGAGAaaataatcattcaaattataattattatgggAGAGGACAGCAAATTAGGAAAGCTCTTGTCACAACAAAATGGGAGACATTTGATTCAACTAATTTGTCTACCCCACCACCACCATCATCTTTTACCATTAAATCTGCTCCTTTTCATAATCTTGGAAggttttaa